Proteins encoded by one window of Flavobacterium sp. N502540:
- a CDS encoding acyltransferase family protein, producing MKDRIISVDVLRGLTVLLMTVVNNPGSWDYVFPILDHAKWNGCTLADLVFPFFILVVGIAIPLAMPIKQDKPENILKIITRSLRIICLGFFLYFFNSIYFLGLDGFPLLLVRLILTALVGYALIGNFNLKIKTILAVGLFIIFLALAYGGHENFSDVRLPGVLQRIGVVYLLVSLVYLKTNVKTQIILSVLILLGYWAIMTLVPVPGIGPANLEPGTNLASWLDSILLKDHMYIATKTWDPEGILSTVPTIANGLIGLLIGQLLLKPVTKTEIAKKMGILSVALIISGLLWSLFFPINKALWSSSYVLLTAGIGLILLTLIYYVVDILNHKKWTTFLLSWGVNPMIVFFVSGILPRALAMIKIQNPQNISETINVRDYAYQYWISPLFENQLLSSLTYSVLYVLLWSCVLGYFYKKRLIFKV from the coding sequence ATGAAAGATCGTATCATTTCAGTTGATGTTTTAAGAGGCCTTACCGTCTTATTAATGACCGTTGTAAACAATCCGGGAAGCTGGGATTATGTTTTCCCCATTCTCGATCACGCAAAATGGAACGGCTGTACCTTAGCCGATCTCGTTTTTCCGTTTTTTATACTTGTTGTCGGAATCGCAATTCCTTTGGCCATGCCCATTAAACAGGACAAACCCGAAAACATCTTAAAAATAATCACCCGTTCCCTGCGCATCATTTGCCTTGGATTTTTTCTGTATTTTTTCAACAGTATTTATTTTCTGGGACTTGACGGATTTCCGCTTCTTCTCGTACGTTTAATTCTCACCGCTTTAGTTGGATATGCTTTAATTGGAAACTTCAACCTTAAAATTAAAACCATTTTAGCCGTTGGTCTTTTCATTATTTTTCTCGCTTTAGCTTATGGCGGACACGAAAATTTCAGCGATGTCAGACTTCCCGGTGTACTACAGCGCATCGGAGTTGTTTATCTGCTGGTTTCACTCGTCTATTTAAAAACAAACGTAAAAACCCAAATCATTCTGAGTGTTCTTATTTTATTGGGCTATTGGGCGATCATGACACTGGTTCCGGTTCCCGGAATTGGTCCCGCAAATCTGGAACCGGGTACCAATTTAGCGTCATGGCTCGATAGTATTTTACTCAAAGATCACATGTACATCGCTACGAAAACCTGGGATCCGGAAGGCATTTTAAGCACCGTACCCACTATAGCAAACGGATTGATCGGACTACTAATAGGACAATTGCTTCTAAAACCCGTAACTAAAACCGAAATTGCAAAAAAAATGGGAATCCTTAGTGTTGCGCTGATTATCTCAGGATTACTGTGGTCTCTATTTTTCCCTATAAATAAAGCACTTTGGAGCAGCTCGTATGTTTTATTAACTGCCGGGATTGGTTTAATTCTCCTCACTCTGATCTATTATGTAGTAGATATACTCAATCACAAAAAATGGACAACCTTTTTACTCAGCTGGGGCGTAAATCCAATGATTGTATTTTTTGTTTCCGGCATACTGCCTCGTGCACTTGCGATGATTAAAATTCAGAATCCTCAAAATATTTCCGAGACTATAAACGTTAGAGACTATGCATACCAGTACTGGATCAGTCCTCTTTTTGAAAATCAATTGTTATCGTCCCTTACCTATTCTGTACTGTATGTACTATTATGGAGTTGTGTTTTAGGATATTTTTACAAAAAAAGGCTCATTTTTAAGGTATAA
- a CDS encoding anhydro-N-acetylmuramic acid kinase has product MNKNINALYQIAQKETRSIIGLMSGTSLDGLDIALCEISGSGQSTAVRIAQFETIDYSEEIKIEIRKVFAKKEIDFQHLVMLNEWIGLLHAEMINNFLKKRNIPATQIDLIASHGQTVLHAPKFLHQQEKFPNATLQIGDGDHIAVKTGIITLSDFRQKHIAAGGEGAPLAVYGDYFLFGKKGENRIMLNMGGIANFTFLPASLNPEETFVTDTGTGNTLIDLFTKQYYPEKSYDKDAEIARKGTVNQLLLDHLKDDAFFRQEFPKTIGPELFSAEYVKAALARSFSENISAPNLLATLTRFSAETIAEAIHYAVNSSADKLEDFKIYLSGGGMHNPLLVQWLKELLPCDFHKTDELGISGDAKEAVLFAILANETIAGENFNFGSHKGIPSVTMGKISLPD; this is encoded by the coding sequence ATGAATAAAAATATAAATGCACTGTACCAAATTGCTCAAAAAGAAACCCGCAGCATTATCGGACTAATGTCGGGTACTTCCCTTGACGGGCTTGATATTGCCTTATGCGAAATTTCAGGTTCAGGTCAGAGTACTGCTGTCAGAATCGCTCAATTTGAAACCATAGATTATTCGGAAGAAATTAAAATCGAAATCCGTAAAGTTTTTGCGAAGAAAGAAATTGATTTTCAGCATTTGGTGATGCTCAACGAATGGATTGGTTTGCTTCATGCCGAAATGATCAATAATTTTCTCAAAAAACGAAATATTCCTGCCACCCAAATCGATTTGATTGCTTCACACGGACAAACGGTTTTGCACGCTCCTAAGTTTTTACACCAGCAGGAAAAATTTCCAAACGCCACTTTACAAATTGGCGATGGCGACCACATAGCCGTAAAAACAGGCATCATTACTCTTTCAGATTTCAGGCAAAAACACATTGCAGCAGGTGGCGAAGGCGCTCCGTTAGCTGTTTACGGGGATTATTTTTTATTTGGAAAAAAGGGCGAAAATCGCATCATGCTCAATATGGGCGGTATTGCTAATTTTACCTTCTTACCCGCTTCATTAAATCCCGAAGAAACTTTCGTAACCGATACCGGAACCGGAAATACACTGATCGATCTTTTTACGAAACAGTATTACCCTGAAAAAAGTTACGACAAAGATGCTGAAATAGCCCGAAAAGGAACTGTAAATCAGTTATTGCTCGATCATTTAAAAGACGATGCTTTTTTCCGTCAGGAATTCCCAAAAACAATCGGCCCCGAACTTTTTAGTGCCGAATACGTAAAAGCAGCTTTGGCCAGAAGTTTCTCTGAAAACATTTCTGCTCCCAATTTACTGGCCACTTTAACCCGTTTTAGTGCCGAAACGATTGCCGAAGCCATTCATTATGCTGTAAACAGCTCCGCCGATAAACTGGAAGATTTCAAAATTTACCTGTCCGGCGGTGGCATGCACAATCCTTTACTGGTGCAATGGCTCAAAGAGTTGTTGCCTTGCGATTTTCACAAAACAGATGAACTGGGCATTTCAGGCGATGCCAAAGAAGCCGTTTTGTTTGCTATTTTGGCTAATGAAACTATAGCTGGGGAAAATTTTAATTTTGGTTCACACAAAGGAATTCCATCCGTAACCATGGGAAAAATCTCGTTACCTGATTAA
- a CDS encoding sodium:solute symporter codes for MSSSTILIFIIVYFGILLLISQIISKKGQDNDSFFKANKNSKWYLVAFGMIGTSLSGLTFISVPGEVGSPNGEQFKYFQFILGQAVGLIIIAKVLLPLYYRMNLTSIYSYIEKRMGANSYKTAASIFLVSRTIGSALRFYLVILVLQRYVFDYYHIPFPLTVFLGLTFVFLYTYRSGLKAIIITDTLQTFFLVSSVFITIYFVLNSLGLTVFESVSAIRNSNYSKTFFFDDFLTNKYHFAKQFLGGLLIMIAMVGLDQDLMQKNISCKNIKEAQKNMYTFTVIFVTISLLFLSLGALLYMYAAKNNISVPLDLVTNKPRTDLLFPEIALNHLATVPALVFLLGIIAATFATTDSALTALTTSFCVDFLGMDKSENISNPKNIKRRHLVHLSFSFLFFLVIIVLNSFNDSSVVALVFKAASYTYGPLLGLYAFGLLQKNRIVTDKLVPWFCIVAPILTYVLSENSKALFGYVFDNELILINALITYTGLYFTSKKTDEKIYF; via the coding sequence ATGTCTTCAAGCACCATCTTAATCTTCATCATCGTATATTTTGGCATACTATTACTGATTTCTCAAATCATCAGCAAAAAAGGACAAGACAACGATTCGTTTTTCAAAGCCAATAAAAACTCCAAATGGTATTTAGTAGCTTTTGGAATGATTGGCACTTCGCTGTCCGGACTAACGTTTATCTCCGTTCCGGGTGAGGTGGGATCACCAAACGGAGAGCAGTTCAAATACTTCCAGTTTATATTGGGACAGGCCGTAGGGCTTATCATTATTGCAAAAGTACTGCTCCCTTTGTATTACAGAATGAACCTTACCTCGATATACAGCTATATCGAAAAAAGAATGGGAGCCAACAGTTACAAAACGGCCGCCTCTATTTTTCTGGTAAGTCGTACCATCGGTTCTGCTTTACGCTTTTATTTAGTTATTCTGGTACTACAGCGTTATGTTTTTGACTACTATCACATTCCGTTTCCGCTCACCGTATTTTTAGGTCTGACCTTTGTTTTTTTATATACTTACCGAAGCGGCTTAAAAGCTATTATTATCACAGACACTTTACAGACTTTCTTTTTGGTGTCCTCTGTTTTTATCACCATATATTTTGTGTTAAACAGTTTAGGCTTAACCGTTTTCGAATCGGTTTCAGCAATTCGAAACAGTAATTATTCTAAAACTTTTTTCTTTGATGATTTCCTAACCAATAAATATCATTTTGCCAAGCAATTTTTAGGAGGGTTATTGATCATGATTGCAATGGTGGGTTTGGATCAGGATTTAATGCAAAAAAACATCAGTTGCAAAAACATTAAAGAAGCGCAAAAAAACATGTACACTTTTACCGTTATTTTTGTTACGATCAGTCTTCTTTTTTTAAGTCTTGGGGCTTTACTGTATATGTATGCTGCAAAAAACAACATTTCCGTACCCCTGGATTTAGTAACCAACAAACCCAGAACGGATCTTCTTTTTCCAGAGATTGCACTGAATCATTTGGCAACTGTTCCCGCTCTGGTATTTTTGTTAGGAATCATTGCAGCCACTTTTGCTACAACCGACTCTGCTTTAACGGCCCTGACCACTTCATTTTGCGTTGACTTTCTGGGAATGGACAAAAGCGAAAACATTTCAAATCCTAAAAATATAAAACGAAGACATCTAGTACACCTCTCCTTTTCGTTCCTGTTCTTTTTGGTCATTATAGTTCTGAATTCTTTTAATGACAGTTCAGTTGTGGCTTTAGTTTTCAAAGCAGCTTCCTATACTTATGGGCCGCTGCTGGGCTTGTATGCTTTTGGATTACTTCAGAAAAACCGAATTGTAACCGACAAACTGGTACCTTGGTTTTGTATCGTAGCTCCTATTTTAACTTATGTACTAAGCGAAAATTCGAAAGCCCTTTTCGGTTATGTCTTTGACAATGAATTGATCCTTATAAATGCACTGATTACCTATACAGGCCTTTATTTTACCAGTAAAAAAACCGACGAAAAAATATACTTTTAA
- the murQ gene encoding N-acetylmuramic acid 6-phosphate etherase, which produces MKNKIPETEQESLYKNLDQMSTKELLINMNTEDQKVPHIVEKQIPKIEKLVKAIVKKMQLGGRLFYIGAGTSGRIGILDASECPPTFGVSHDMIIGIIAGGDTAIRKAVENAEDDTEQAWKDLSKHQISSLDFVIGIAASGNTPYVLGGLQKAKENNIKTGSISCISKGLIAEVADYPIEVVVGPEFLTGSTRMKAGTAQKLTLNMISTSVMIKLGRIKGNKMVDMQLSNEKLVKRAIKMIVEELQIEHDQAAELLEKHKSVRAVLQANNAKK; this is translated from the coding sequence ATGAAAAATAAAATTCCCGAAACCGAACAAGAATCCCTTTATAAAAATCTGGATCAGATGAGCACCAAAGAACTGCTGATCAACATGAATACAGAAGATCAAAAGGTACCTCATATTGTTGAAAAGCAAATTCCGAAAATTGAAAAACTGGTCAAAGCCATCGTAAAAAAAATGCAGTTGGGCGGACGATTATTTTATATTGGTGCCGGAACTTCAGGGCGTATTGGAATTTTAGATGCTTCTGAATGCCCTCCTACTTTTGGAGTATCCCATGATATGATTATCGGAATTATTGCAGGAGGCGATACCGCCATTCGAAAAGCCGTAGAAAATGCCGAAGACGATACCGAGCAGGCCTGGAAAGATTTATCGAAACATCAGATCTCTAGTCTGGATTTTGTTATCGGAATAGCCGCTTCCGGAAACACTCCGTATGTATTGGGCGGACTCCAAAAAGCCAAAGAAAACAATATTAAAACCGGAAGTATTTCCTGTATCAGTAAAGGACTGATTGCCGAAGTCGCCGATTATCCGATCGAAGTGGTGGTTGGCCCCGAATTCCTAACCGGAAGTACCCGCATGAAAGCCGGAACAGCACAAAAACTAACTCTAAATATGATTTCAACTTCGGTTATGATCAAATTGGGAAGAATCAAAGGCAACAAAATGGTCGACATGCAATTGTCTAACGAAAAATTAGTAAAAAGAGCCATTAAAATGATAGTAGAAGAGCTTCAAATTGAACACGATCAGGCTGCCGAACTGTTGGAAAAACACAAAAGCGTCAGAGCCGTGTTACAGGCAAACAACGCTAAGAAATAA
- a CDS encoding RagB/SusD family nutrient uptake outer membrane protein, producing MKKIFIPIVALTMLLTSCNEDYLDPTKPSQELVFGTREGVIGAANGLQLLWSVDRTSPVYNTITGNGFTTKELRLLNAGNVDEGELSVGGGVLSTKNQVVNNLWSQCLVIKSESQKVIDNVGVLTSDTEKASILVHASIFKAMALTTLVQYFQSVPLKTAKNATFDSRADVLAEAIKILKQAEPLLDKATGVTGLVTSINYKNTVYALLARTYLMTGDYDNAITYAGMVDLSVKSVFAFDQISANPIAYISITTNNVFQPVDLTLGLPAALAPSNSDGRLNFYIKPGSNPTVATGFFDSNTKSIPLYLPGEMILIKAESYARKDNLPQALIELNKVLTKTAGADTYGIGANLPPYAGAVTKPAILTEIYRNRCIEMYMSSLKLEDSRRFDRPAAGTAGAERNRNWYPYPDSERNNNTNTPADPAI from the coding sequence ATGAAAAAAATATTCATCCCTATAGTAGCCCTTACAATGCTTTTAACAAGCTGTAACGAAGATTATCTAGACCCTACCAAGCCCTCTCAGGAATTAGTTTTTGGAACCCGAGAGGGAGTTATTGGTGCTGCCAACGGACTACAGCTTCTTTGGAGCGTTGACCGAACAAGCCCCGTTTACAATACCATTACCGGAAACGGATTTACCACAAAAGAACTGCGATTACTAAACGCCGGAAATGTCGACGAAGGTGAACTTTCTGTGGGTGGCGGCGTACTTTCGACCAAAAATCAGGTCGTAAACAATCTGTGGTCACAATGCCTTGTAATTAAATCTGAATCGCAAAAAGTAATCGATAATGTTGGCGTATTAACTTCAGATACCGAAAAAGCAAGCATTTTGGTTCACGCCTCTATTTTTAAGGCAATGGCGCTTACCACTCTTGTTCAGTATTTTCAAAGCGTACCGTTAAAAACAGCTAAAAATGCCACTTTTGATTCCAGAGCTGATGTATTGGCCGAAGCCATCAAAATTTTAAAACAAGCAGAACCATTGCTGGACAAAGCTACCGGAGTAACGGGTTTGGTTACTAGCATCAATTACAAAAATACCGTTTATGCTTTATTAGCCAGAACGTATCTGATGACCGGAGATTACGACAACGCCATTACCTATGCCGGTATGGTTGACCTCTCGGTAAAATCGGTTTTTGCTTTTGACCAGATTAGTGCCAACCCGATTGCTTATATCTCAATTACAACCAACAATGTTTTTCAGCCTGTTGATCTGACTTTGGGATTACCTGCTGCTTTAGCTCCTTCAAACTCAGACGGAAGGCTGAATTTTTACATCAAACCGGGTTCAAACCCAACTGTTGCCACAGGATTCTTTGATTCGAATACCAAATCGATTCCACTGTATTTACCGGGTGAGATGATCCTGATTAAAGCCGAAAGTTATGCCCGAAAAGACAATTTACCGCAAGCACTTATCGAGCTCAATAAGGTTTTAACTAAAACAGCCGGAGCAGATACTTATGGCATTGGTGCTAATCTTCCGCCATATGCAGGAGCTGTAACCAAACCGGCTATCTTAACCGAAATTTACCGCAACCGCTGTATCGAAATGTACATGTCGAGCCTAAAACTGGAAGACAGCAGAAGATTTGACCGTCCGGCAGCAGGAACAGCCGGAGCCGAAAGAAACCGTAACTGGTACCCTTATCCGGATTCTGAACGAAACAACAATACCAATACCCCTGCTGATCCGGCTATTTAA
- a CDS encoding SusC/RagA family TonB-linked outer membrane protein, translated as MKKLFFLFGIILFAQPIFAQSKTVTGTITSTTDGLSLPGVSVLIEGTSKSTTTDLDGKFSITANENETLVFSFVGFASKKIKVSANTTTINLKMTEETNALSEVVVLGSTVRATRKELGNAVTSLKGEDLVKAQPGGLSTALQGKIAGAQVSQNSGDPAGGFSIKLRGTSSILGSSDPLYVIDGVVLNNATTNVTNLNVTTGNSNMQIGQNRSADINPNDIQSVEVLNGGAAAAIYGSRAANGVVLITTKKGVAGETRYTFSTSVTSNQIRKKLDMNMSDKQFVSTSPALFPIQGNPASPTTVTVLGRNLETRTTNVQRHDYQDDIFNTGVGTDTYFSLQGGDEKTKYFASLGYLVNEGIIKNTDFKRAGAKVRLKHDFNSKLSATVGLNYVNSSSNEKPDGNVFWSPINAINITNNIYDINQRDVNGNLLAVDPNRVNPLSIIETFKIKQNTDRIISDLQLNYTPFKNFNADLIFGIDNYNQRGNVFIPRYPYVVNPAYYNDGYVSEATNRVVQFNNDLNLRYLWNINDKWKATTYGGYNVQTYRDNFAAVEGRNLKPFIETINAFNTLIPGSPSSSQSKYNLWGYYLQETVGYKDKLYLTVAGRQDASTIFSSANRSQFYPKASVSYVFSDEPFMQNIHDAVSSVRFRASWGKSGSLTAIKPYARFTNYSTGTLLGNSAFTIEGFKQGNLDLRPEQSVTYEIGGDFGFIKDRLNLSFSYYNADIDDLLLPVQLAASEGATNTIKNIGQMNNKGFEINLKYDLIKKENLHLDVFVNYSSNRNKVTGLPQTRFKLDSNLAGAPVFVEMDKPIGIFYGTYFARNPDGSLLLTPSGYPQTEKGDVNTGAPQRDASGQPTGTILNKQIGNPNPDYIIAFGANLNYKKFGLSVLFDGVQGVDVFDADYRTRQGVGSGKIVTQELNGELPRGYIWSVYNVEEFRVVDGSYLKLREVSLNYSFGKLNKFFDDLTVTASGRNLISWDNFTSFDPETNSGGQSSVAKYNFGTVPIPSSYSLAVKVQF; from the coding sequence ATGAAAAAACTATTCTTTTTATTTGGAATTATTTTGTTTGCGCAGCCCATTTTTGCGCAGTCAAAAACCGTAACCGGTACCATTACCAGTACTACCGACGGACTTTCTCTACCGGGAGTATCCGTTTTGATTGAGGGTACTTCTAAAAGCACTACAACTGATCTGGACGGAAAATTCAGCATCACTGCAAATGAAAACGAAACACTCGTTTTTAGTTTTGTAGGATTTGCTTCGAAGAAAATCAAGGTCTCAGCAAACACGACTACAATCAACCTAAAAATGACCGAAGAAACAAACGCTCTTTCTGAAGTGGTTGTACTGGGTTCCACCGTACGTGCCACCCGTAAAGAACTCGGGAATGCCGTAACCAGTTTAAAAGGAGAAGATTTAGTTAAAGCACAGCCCGGAGGTCTTTCTACGGCGCTGCAGGGAAAAATTGCCGGTGCTCAGGTTTCTCAAAACTCGGGTGATCCTGCGGGAGGCTTCAGCATCAAACTGAGAGGAACTTCTTCGATATTAGGTTCTTCAGATCCTTTATATGTTATTGATGGTGTGGTCTTAAACAACGCCACTACCAACGTAACCAACCTAAACGTGACTACCGGAAACTCTAACATGCAAATTGGTCAGAACAGATCTGCGGACATTAACCCTAACGATATTCAAAGCGTTGAAGTCTTAAACGGAGGTGCTGCCGCAGCCATTTACGGATCGAGAGCGGCCAACGGTGTGGTTTTGATTACGACTAAAAAAGGTGTTGCCGGCGAAACAAGATATACATTTTCAACCAGCGTGACTTCTAACCAAATTCGCAAAAAACTGGATATGAATATGTCTGACAAGCAGTTCGTAAGTACTTCACCTGCCCTGTTCCCAATTCAGGGAAATCCTGCAAGCCCAACCACAGTAACGGTTTTAGGCCGAAACCTTGAAACGAGAACGACTAACGTACAGCGACACGACTATCAGGATGATATTTTCAATACCGGTGTTGGAACCGATACTTATTTCTCCCTACAGGGTGGAGACGAGAAAACGAAATACTTTGCTTCTCTTGGTTATCTGGTAAACGAAGGAATTATAAAAAATACCGATTTTAAAAGAGCCGGTGCTAAAGTGAGATTGAAACATGACTTCAACTCAAAACTATCCGCCACGGTGGGATTAAATTATGTAAACTCCAGTTCGAATGAAAAACCGGATGGAAACGTCTTCTGGAGTCCGATTAATGCGATCAACATTACCAATAATATCTACGACATCAATCAAAGAGACGTAAATGGCAATCTGCTAGCTGTTGATCCCAACAGGGTGAATCCGCTTTCGATTATCGAAACTTTCAAAATCAAACAAAATACAGACCGTATTATTTCTGATTTGCAATTGAACTACACACCGTTTAAAAATTTCAATGCCGATTTGATTTTTGGTATTGACAACTACAATCAGAGAGGAAATGTCTTCATTCCAAGATATCCGTATGTCGTGAATCCGGCTTACTACAATGACGGTTACGTTTCTGAAGCGACCAACAGAGTGGTACAATTCAACAACGATTTGAACTTAAGATACCTTTGGAACATTAACGACAAATGGAAAGCTACTACTTACGGAGGTTACAATGTGCAGACGTATCGCGATAATTTTGCAGCAGTTGAAGGACGTAACTTAAAACCGTTTATCGAAACCATCAATGCTTTTAATACTTTGATTCCGGGTTCGCCAAGTTCCAGTCAGTCCAAATATAATTTATGGGGGTATTACCTTCAGGAAACCGTTGGCTACAAAGACAAATTATACCTTACAGTTGCCGGAAGACAGGATGCTTCGACTATCTTTTCGAGCGCCAACCGCTCTCAGTTTTATCCAAAAGCGAGTGTGAGTTATGTGTTTTCAGATGAACCCTTCATGCAAAACATTCACGATGCCGTAAGTTCTGTACGTTTTAGAGCTTCATGGGGAAAATCAGGAAGTTTAACCGCGATTAAACCTTATGCACGTTTTACCAATTATTCTACGGGAACGCTTTTAGGAAACAGTGCTTTTACGATCGAAGGATTCAAGCAAGGAAATTTAGATTTAAGACCGGAACAAAGTGTTACGTATGAAATTGGAGGTGATTTCGGTTTCATCAAAGACCGTCTGAATTTATCTTTCAGCTATTACAATGCTGATATTGATGATTTATTATTGCCGGTTCAGTTGGCGGCTTCTGAAGGCGCAACGAATACGATTAAAAACATCGGACAAATGAACAACAAAGGGTTCGAAATCAATTTGAAATACGATTTGATCAAAAAAGAAAACCTCCACCTTGATGTATTTGTGAACTACAGCAGTAACAGAAACAAAGTGACAGGATTACCACAAACCCGTTTCAAACTGGACAGTAACTTAGCAGGAGCTCCTGTTTTTGTAGAGATGGACAAACCTATCGGAATATTCTACGGAACTTATTTTGCCCGAAATCCTGATGGTAGTTTATTGTTAACTCCAAGCGGATATCCACAAACTGAAAAAGGAGATGTCAATACCGGAGCACCACAAAGGGATGCTTCAGGACAACCAACCGGAACCATTTTGAACAAACAAATCGGGAATCCAAACCCGGATTATATCATCGCTTTCGGAGCGAATTTGAATTACAAAAAATTTGGTCTTTCGGTATTGTTTGACGGCGTTCAGGGCGTAGATGTTTTTGATGCCGATTACAGAACCAGACAAGGGGTAGGATCAGGAAAAATTGTGACTCAGGAGCTTAATGGAGAGTTACCTCGTGGATACATTTGGTCTGTTTACAATGTGGAAGAATTTAGAGTGGTAGACGGAAGTTACCTGAAATTAAGAGAAGTTTCACTTAATTATTCTTTCGGAAAATTAAACAAATTCTTTGACGATCTGACTGTTACAGCCAGTGGAAGAAACCTGATCTCCTGGGATAATTTTACCAGTTTCGATCCGGAAACCAACTCGGGCGGACAGTCTTCTGTTGCGAAATACAATTTTGGAACGGTGCCAATTCCAAGTTCTTATTCCTTGGCGGTAAAAGTTCAATTCTAA
- a CDS encoding DeoR/GlpR family DNA-binding transcription regulator has translation MLKKERHQFILDKFKDVEKIHTIDLAAELSISEDTIRRDFNELHNKGLINKVYGAAFPVKEKSNNVFDIHIINEDKKRIVGQKALSFLNEGQVIIMTGGTTNLSFCKLIPIDFSATIYTYSLPIAMQLSQHPNIELIFIGGKLQKKAMVTVGIDVVQVLSKIKADVCFLGVSSLDVNQGLTEMGYEVSIIKKEMIKASDKVIVLATSDKINGKMPHQVCGLDKVDAIVTDLNSKSTKIKGFIEAGVRMV, from the coding sequence ATGCTTAAGAAAGAAAGGCATCAGTTTATCCTGGATAAATTTAAGGATGTCGAAAAAATACATACGATCGATCTTGCCGCAGAGCTCAGCATCTCTGAGGATACCATACGCAGAGATTTTAATGAGTTGCACAATAAAGGATTGATCAATAAGGTATACGGTGCTGCTTTTCCGGTAAAGGAAAAATCCAATAACGTTTTTGATATCCATATAATCAATGAAGACAAAAAGAGAATAGTAGGGCAGAAAGCCTTATCGTTTTTAAATGAAGGTCAGGTGATTATCATGACGGGAGGAACCACTAATTTGTCTTTTTGCAAACTCATTCCAATCGATTTTTCGGCTACCATATATACGTATAGTCTTCCGATAGCCATGCAATTGTCTCAGCATCCCAATATCGAACTGATTTTTATTGGTGGAAAACTGCAGAAAAAAGCCATGGTAACTGTGGGCATCGACGTGGTTCAGGTGTTGTCTAAAATCAAAGCCGATGTTTGCTTCTTGGGGGTGAGTAGTTTAGATGTCAATCAAGGACTTACCGAAATGGGTTACGAAGTTTCAATCATCAAAAAAGAAATGATTAAAGCTTCCGATAAGGTAATTGTGCTCGCGACGTCTGATAAAATTAATGGTAAAATGCCACATCAGGTCTGTGGTCTCGATAAAGTAGATGCTATCGTGACTGATCTCAATTCTAAAAGTACCAAAATCAAAGGTTTTATAGAAGCAGGAGTACGGATGGTTTAA
- a CDS encoding helix-turn-helix domain-containing protein — translation MKRTRKSEVPEVVKQLGIRIKDVIEEQQLKQREVAHDAEMDVENLRKYIKGSQEMKISTLFKIAQSLKVNPGDLIKDL, via the coding sequence ATGAAAAGGACAAGAAAAAGTGAAGTTCCAGAAGTTGTCAAACAATTAGGAATCAGGATAAAAGATGTCATAGAAGAGCAACAGTTGAAACAAAGGGAGGTTGCTCATGATGCTGAAATGGATGTGGAGAATTTGAGGAAATACATCAAAGGCTCTCAGGAAATGAAGATAAGTACTTTGTTTAAAATTGCTCAATCTTTAAAAGTAAATCCAGGTGATTTGATTAAAGATTTGTAG
- a CDS encoding GNAT family N-acetyltransferase produces METTIREYLSSDYNDCIEAFKSNVPDYFASKEVQDFENFLERIEKGKDNVRFFVVQYNQKVIGCGGFADMNDDSLFALAWGLIHKDFHGRGFGEKLLQHRIEQIRQINPEFSLIIDTTQYVKGFFEKHGFRTTKVTNDYYTIGMHRHDMILQF; encoded by the coding sequence ATGGAAACAACAATCAGAGAATATTTAAGCAGTGACTATAATGATTGTATAGAAGCCTTTAAAAGTAATGTTCCGGATTATTTTGCAAGTAAGGAAGTACAGGATTTTGAAAATTTTTTAGAGCGTATTGAAAAAGGGAAAGATAATGTTCGGTTTTTTGTTGTTCAGTACAATCAAAAAGTAATTGGCTGTGGAGGATTTGCAGACATGAATGATGATAGCCTTTTCGCATTGGCATGGGGACTTATTCACAAAGACTTTCATGGAAGAGGATTTGGTGAAAAGCTTTTACAGCATAGAATTGAACAAATCAGACAAATCAACCCTGAATTTTCTTTAATTATTGATACTACACAATATGTAAAAGGTTTTTTTGAAAAACACGGGTTTCGAACCACAAAAGTAACGAATGATTATTACACCATTGGAATGCACAGACACGATATGATATTACAATTTTAA